The Colletes latitarsis isolate SP2378_abdomen chromosome 1, iyColLati1, whole genome shotgun sequence genomic interval CAAAATAtgctttgacgacagaatcgtCCGAGggttacatattctaattaatttgctttaataatttatcttaatattcaaagtattcaattgcaattatctaaTAATATTCAAAGTATTTTGCTCTTATATAATTACATTTTAGTCAGTATACTCTCTTTATGGAATAAcatcttttaaatattaattctactattaaaattaaatgagaaAAAATAGAGAAACAAGTTCGTTACACGTTATTATTCATAATAACAATTTTTGctagttcaggattttcaggatatcTTTCCATGTTCATTGCCTAAGTTCactcaagtgcccaggtgctacttggctGAGTGAAGGCAATGGGCATGATGACTTAGTTTATAATTACTAATCATACACATATGCAACTGACATTGgttagtgtatcgtgcgcgacgcaatttccacatatgtgtgtgtgtggttaggctgtggaattgcgtcgttttaaaagttTCTTATAATTTACAATAAGAATTCTATTTCCTCTTTTGCATACAATATGATCATGGTGCAACATATTTAATGAAACATAAATGACCATTAGCTTTTAACCATAGAATGAAAATTGATTACGATCATTTATATAATAACATATTTTCAACAAAAATTCtatcaaatgaaaataatgtaaTATACATAATAGAAATACGCAATGGCCACTAGCCTTTGTCAGTTGATTTCAGGAAATTGGTACGTACTTTAGAGAGTGAATGTTGTGtgaaatgttcgggtgtcggaggaaccccggggaatcctctctagtttaggctcttgcgcccgggcattatgtgtgagaaccgtggagtggttgtttgcgagaatgcgttttgtaattttttaaatatagcgttaggtaggtaggtaacttaactttctggtatgtgtgttagttataagtaggtagggtcaggacagagctgttacagattttatttctctggcagacctattcctgtagttcgattttaagagtcgaaacgttagccgGTCCAAACGGATTATACCGTTTATTTTGGTTTTAGTTTCGATTCTTGAAAATCACACGCTCGTCGCGGTCGCGTTCTCTGTCGTGGTAGGCTCCCCGaatcgctcgtcccgctcgagtttctgcacacctgttccgataacgattcCTAGAATTGTTATACGACTGTGTATTGCACGAAACCTTGAGCGtagtattaagtttcaggcttgggCAGGACcgtccgaagaaagaaaaggccttgtgccgaagaggccctgacaaattgtcgcaagagtgggctacaacaaatggctgttcatcttcatcttcggatgaggatggagagtcattcaCTGTTACTACTTTTGTCACTGAATTCACCTGTAATTGTAGTAGTAGTATTTGTAGTTTTTTAGATGGTACTTGTACCACAACGTCCAATATTTTGAGGCAAATCGCGGTTTGTATTAGTGTTGCAAATACAAATGGTCGCGTTTGTTTTCAaggtagcgttgcgaataatttGAATTTATCGCGATTATTGTTAACGttttcagagtagtgttgcgtATAAGAACCGACCTCGGATTGCATTAGTGTTACGAAATATGAATATTATCGCGTTGCAAATACAACCGGTTTTGATTacttttagcgttgcgatcGGTTATATTCCTCGCGTTTGCTTTTGAAGTAGGGTTGCGAATAATCAGTGATCGCGTTTATttgtagagttgcgaaataTAAAATGCCCAAAATATTACTTGGATATCTGCACCAACATCACAAGGCAGCCTGGGACAGCTGAGCTCagtaaaattagcgttgcgtaTTAATACGCGATCTTATTAGTGTTGCGAAGTATGCatattaatcgcgtttgcttctaGGATAGTGTTGCgactaatataaatatatcataattactgttagagttgcgaacaataaatattttcgtgttttctttcagagtagtgtcgcgaATAAGAATTAATATCGGTTTGCTATTAGAGTTTTTTTGCCTAGGTACAATTACAAATAATTATCATTAATTGTATAGATTCATTTAGGGTTGCGaatgatttttcgtgtttgctttCCAGGGTAGCGTTccgtgtaaatattaatttcggtTTGTTGTAGTGTTGCGAAATATGAATACTGATCGCGTAGCAAGTTGCAAATAATATGAATTTgatcgcgattgtttttagtgttgcgattattttttcgcgtttgcttttcaaagTAGGCCCCAGGAACCACGAAGCAGCTGAATGAGGTATATTAGCTTCAATCGATTGATTTCTTTAAtataattaatcgattgatgctcaattttggaccgtacagctttcatttcgttagaAAACAAAAGATTTCCTGTAATTGCATTTCCTACCATAATGAGCGCTATGATTCCTTTCTAtagcctgttggtaatgttgcgagtgacactgaAATGGTTTTCGAGCGACCTCCTCGCTTAAAGAACGGTAATCTTAGGAACTATTGCCAATTGAACTACTGAAATCGGTAAAGTTTATAAAAGCATGTTTTTTTCCTTGCGTGATGCACAGGGTTgctattattaacaattttattcgatattttaaaaaatccatTTTAAATTCGCAGTCATTGCCTCGGTATATGTTCTAATCGCATAAAAGCTAATCCGACGAAGCGGAAAAGTGCATCAGAGCCCTTCGCTTCGCAATTCTTATCCTTGCTTTGAACATTAAGGCGACTTGACAACCTTCTGAAATACTGTCTGGTCTGTGCTCTAAATGGGTATCATCGCGTAAAGCTCCGCAGAAGAGATTACCCAAATTGCCGCTTCGATCGACGTAATCCGAGTAATTTTCCTTTCAGTGGCCACGGCAACTTAGCTTTTTACCTTCGACGTCGCTTTCCGTAAACGTTCCTCCGACACGGCCATCTTCCGTTTCGACCCAGTACCTCCTTCTGTCCACTTTGTGCCATTAGGTGTAATTCTGTTGAGAGACGGTCCATACTTCGAGGTACAGAAATTTCTTTCACTGCGTTGCAAATTCTCTCTTTAACTATTTCACGGTTATCTCCATCAGTTCCTGGAATTGCTAGCTTGAGCTTCAGAATTATCTCCGACACACGACCGACGATCCATCGGGTTACTAATGTGTTACCCGAGCagaaaagtatacagggtgttcggccaccccagggaaaaattttaatagaggattcgagaaaaaaattcgagtaagtgttgaaagttttgggtgaaaaaaaagactttcgaatcgtcttggaaaaattatttttagttgcagggggcaattgcaagcatttttggtcaacagacatacccccgaaatcctactcagtttcgagaaaaaaattcagtacggtcggaacttcaaacgttaataacttcttaacgaagccaccatcaacaaattgatattcttgattttcgtcttattttggcctctagaatctcccattaaaatttttcccaggggtggccgaacaccctgtatacgatccTATCTTAAACCCATAGATTATAAAACCAAACCTCGAATCCACCAAGGATGATTTGTCTCGAGTCAGTGACACGGTAAAAGAAATTATTGTAGATTCAGTCGAGAACGTCTGACGACGTCGAGCCACGTAAACGGAAGATGTTCCGTTTCCTTCTTTTCTTCTTCGTCTTCCAACTCGCCGCGCGCGTGTACTTTTCATTGCACGTCATCTAAGTTATTATTCCGGTATGGCGGCGTTCTCCCTCTCTCTTCCGGCCCTGCACCTTGTGTTTTTATATCAGCGAGAGTCTGTCCCTTTCCGCGGCTGCTTCGTTAGTTCCGCCCGGCGTTTGATTACGCGGCGTAGCCGGAAGGCCCAATGtttaatttctttctttctctttgcCCGGCCGCGGGTCTCGGCGCGGATGAATGGCAGTATAAGAAATAGGCAAGGTAGGTTTGCACAGGCGAGCGTAGCGCGAGAAAGCACGCGACCGACCGTCGACACAAGTACGAACGCACACCGGGACCTGGGGAACGGTGTTGGTCTTTTGTGATTCCTTTCCGTGGCTTTTTAGTTTTACGGCCGAGCTCTCCTTCTGTGTCCTTTTTCCGCCTACGGTTAAATAATGCGCGCACGACACCGCAAAGAACGAAGGCCCGCGATACCCCTCGCCATTTCAGTCCCACGTAACGCGTCAACGATCGGTCATTTTCGAAATATCGATGATCATCGATCCGTTATCATTGCAGTCGTTTGAAAAGATTCTCCTCCTCGAATAGTTTATGAATTTAATTTGAATTGAGAGTTATTCCTTGGATGACATTCAATGGAATTTCGATTGCAGGTCAAATGCTGTTCATTTTTATTTGTATGGTTCGGTGGTAGTATTCAAAACAACTGTACATTTAGTAGTAATTCGAGAAAATGCAAAGCAAATGTACATACTTAATATCGCGGAACAAGATACAATTGCGAAgcaatgtatttattttatttgcgtagtaatgtatatatataaatgtATGGAAGCGAATGCATTTCATAATGTCAATATTTTCATGTAATTAATGTTTACGAGAATTCGCTGAAAGGAAACTCCAGGAAGATACTTTAGCCTGTACTTTAGCAATGAGAAGCAACATTTATAAAGGGAGAGTTCCTCGAACGACGAAAGTAATATTGAAACGTATACTTTATTCGACAAATTTGCCTGGACATTGATACTGGGTGTACTGTGAAATTTAAACGTAACTTTTATAATCAGTTTGCTTCATTAATATCATAAAACCTATTCTTTTATTCTGTAAGAAATCATTCTTCACCACGGTGAATCAGTTAATTATCAATTCAGCTATTATCGACTCGGTTATTTTACCACAGACgacgtatacgagtagaccttacatctcaTGAACTTTCGTGGTTCAATCTAACTTCCataccgaccggaaaatttttcagcgaaagaaaaagttttcaaatcattctgaaaaaattatttttggttgtggggtcaattataatcatttttggtgaatagacatatccatgAAATTCTAcgtagtttcaagaaaaaatttctttaccaaaaatatgttTCCCCgagatttcatgcgtatgtttaaaaaatcataacttttgtACGATCTGATGGATTTTAATACTATTcgtgtacctcgtctgtgattttgCGGTCGGAAACCCGTATCGTCTGAACAGGCTGTTGTCGATTCTTTCGTACCGGCGGAGCTTACGTAAACGAATCGATGTCTCGAACGTCACTGCTAAATAGCAGAAATCAAGTAAAATTGTCGGGTGGAAAGCGGAACGGACGCGTTCGCGGGAATGTAACGTTCCTCGGTAAATAAGTAATGTCGCAAGTAGAGTGCACCGATGGAGTTTTATCTCAGTCGCGGAAAGGAAGAAAAAGCAAGTCGAACAGCGCCCGTTGAAACCGTAGCGATAGTCGGGCGCAGTTCGGTAAAGAATACAAATAGTTCTATTATTTCGCGAACAAAGACCGGCTCGGTATGAGATACGTATCTGGAACGAGCCTTATCAAAAATAAAAGCCGCCTGCTGGCTTCAAAGGGACGCGGGATAGTAAGGAACTAGGAAAAGAATGATACTCTATAGAGTTCCTAGTAGCCACTTCGGGATATTAATGGGCTCCGTATTCTGTTCGTGGAATGGAATTTTTACTTCCGGAAACCAATTATCAGGAGAATATTATAGAGCCACGGTAGTATACAGAGACACGGGAACAATTTGTTGCCAAATTGTACGGACTGTTCTTGTTAGTAGGGAACAAGAGAGGTTTTATTGAATCGCTGACTACCATTGTCACTTGGTGAATGCGTGAATTTTTGAATCAGAGTCGTTAGGAATATTATAGAATAATAAATACACCATCGAAAGGCAGAACTCTAAGTTCGGAATAGCGTACGAGGTATACAAAGAAGTTGTTGCCATTAATACGATCAGTACTTAATAATAGAGTATAAAAGATGTAAATAAAGCATGAATCTGAAAATTATACATTCCTAACGAGGGGATCTCATGTCTTAGCGTAGTTAACTATAAGTCTCTGTAGGTTGAGAGTAGCATGTGAGTAAGTAGTTTCCATTTTTAGGGACAGTATTTACTAGCAGAAAACGAAAAAGATTTATTAAATATCGAGTTGAAAATTACTCGTTTCGTACACCGTGAAATTAGGACTGAAAGGACTACTGAATAATAAACACATTTTAGTGTATTGACTTTTAATGACTAGTGGTCGaatacaaatattaaataatttttgctaAACTAATAAAATTGGCACAATAAGTAATTAAACGTCGTTtacgtaaaaaataaataatattgattgttctctaaaacaaacaattttacagcatttctatttaatttcaattattgtatttaaaaattccaaTCCACGTTACAGATTCTAGGTCAGTTTTGAGCATTAAATATAGGCATCAGAATGCGTTAGGTTGATCTAGaaataaatgtaattaaatGGTACTTTATCATACAGATTTATTTGCTCATATGGTCATAAGTATATAATAATTGTAATCTAAAATTCTGCGTATAAATATTATCGGCTCGCGGGCCGCCGCCAGGCTGATAGAATTAGCGCCGTTACACGGTGCCGGTTTTGTGAATTCATACATGTTGCCGAAATTATCGTGATTACGGACAGTAGCAATTGCAGCGACAATTCACGAACGATTCGTCGGGATAGTTTTGTATCGAATATCTACATGCTGGCGCCGAGTCCGCATTCTCTGGTCGCGTTTTGTATGTGAAGATCCAACGGAAGGTTTACATCGACGTCCTTGTGCTTGTAATCGTTGAGAAAATACGAGGATCCTTCTATGTTAGCTGAAAATTCCTTTGGTAATTCTTTGCTTCGTGGTTCCAGGTCGAATCCTGATTCCGGGTATTTCAATAGGCTGAAACGAACGAACGTCAATGTGGGCACATAACATAAACGTGTCAACGAATATCGAGGCGGCCAGGTCACTATTTGTTTTAGCGTCAGTTATTAAAACAATACGTTCGTTTGCTTACACGTATGTCGTCGGGCTAACGTGGATACGAAGTGGTTCGCTCAAGGATTCGAATTTGTTCGCTAAAGTAACATTGTGCCCGAAAAGACAGTACCTCGGCATTTTCTTTCCGACAACCCCTGCCAGCACCATTCCAGTATGAATGCCGATGCGCatctaataaaataatatacgatAAATGAAAGATGCAATCGACGCTCTTAATCTCCAGGATAAGATTTATTTGTCAGTCGTTCGAAGTAAtttgaattcaatatagatgctTCCCTACCCTTATTGGTTTACCCTTGTGAGTCAAATGATTCGAGCATGCTTGTATCATTTTCAGGGCCATCCATGCAATCTGTTGTGCATGCGTGTAGGTATCGCGATGGAGGCCACATGCAACACAATAGGCATCTCCGATTGTTTCCacctgtaatttttattttgattaacAAATAGTGTTGCAACCCGTTAACGAGCGCAGAGCATATTTTCGTTTATAGTACCTTGTAAACGTCCAACTGACCGCAGAACGAGTCGAATTGTTCGTAAAGATTCTGAAGCATGTTGATGACCATCATCGGTGTCGCGGTGGAGCAAATCTCCGTGAAGCCGACGATGTCGCTGAAAAGCATTGTCACTTCAGGGTAGGTTTTCGCCTCGATACTTTCTCCTGAAAGAATAGATACGTATTACTTTACAAaatctaataatttaaatttaacataGAGAATTGGATCCTGGAATCGAATTTTAAATGCTTACCCAGCCACAAGCGTTTTGCTATATCTGGAGGGAATATAAGATGAAGCAAGCTGACATTCTTTTCTCGTTCTGCGGACACGGCGAGGTTTGCTTCCTCTATGGAGCTTTTTAGTTTGTCCATTCGCCTCCTTAGACCATCCTGTatcaagaaatattttaattagtacATGTAAAAGGGATTTAAAACCAAATAACTCGTAGAAATGATCGTAGATATCGAGAACATTCGAATTAGCCCGCTATTTTCAGTGACAGTGCCATCTGAAATGCTGGTTCCGTCAGCTGGCGCCCTCTGCGCTGTAAAAATAATACTCGGAAACAAATATCTTCTTTAAAACGTACGATTGAAAATATCGATGAATATTGCAATacgcttattaaaatttttcgctatCGAATTTTGCTGGGAAAATTAATCCGCGCAATTAGAATCTTGGTCGTATCGATCGTATACGTCGAATACATCATCGAACGGACTGCACTGATATGCAACTCATATGAATTTGATAAACATAAATGTAACGATATTCTAATGGGATGGAAATTTTATTATACCTGGGCTCTGGCTTGTTCTCCCACTAATATCACGTCTCGCGTAGCGTCGTGTAATGGAATATCGGATATAAAAAGTCCTCTGCCAGTCAGCCCTTCCAAACCGTTCAGGAATGGCGAGCTCACGAATAGGATGGAATCCGATTCGGGACAATGGATCATTTGACCTTTCATCTCTAAGCCCTGGAATGATTGAAATCCTATCAGTATAAAAATTCAGAAAACGTCGTCCAATAAGGATAATGTATATGCTATTCGAGCGGGGATCTCAAACAAGGGTTTCGAaagtacatccaatgaaatgtgATTTTCATGCCGGCGCAGAAAAATTTTGCTTTTACGATTCTACATTTATtatgatatttttttttcgttctcTCGGCCTGTTTGCGTTGTCTACAATTTTCGTACACTACCTTAATTAAAATTACTCGTTTGCAAATACTACTTTACTTCAGTTTGtgattatttttagaaataaaaTTAGCTACCGCGCAGAAATATCTGTTTGTCGCTCGCGTAATGGAACGATATTTCCAATCTCCATACGA includes:
- the Gycalpha99b gene encoding guanylate cyclase 1 soluble subunit alpha 2 isoform X2, coding for MSFFTGTLQSPMRRGKRHPGQQSEDRQVRTGRRRQVQAIILRRHVVDDARGDRGPRGHADAQLEASQSCRSCADQSIDIDVSTFFDRLGQELIYTACVGLLERAFRCLGNDLTAFLTTLDGVNDVVQHQSGSEAEAEFVCIATPEAIELHFTTDHPSVAHLLVGSLKGIARQFYNDNANVYIQPDPYNTKFFRYCIIPERYSGHLLVDSEIDNLDTIATPFRPLSTEASDLRMGVGSFCKAFPWHFVVDRQFELVQLGVGYMRIFGHHLNRLGREISTYFVFTRPRGVTLTFHEILKRANTPFVLTLQRPQGVDKYPAEGLEMKGQMIHCPESDSILFVSSPFLNGLEGLTGRGLFISDIPLHDATRDVILVGEQARAQDGLRRRMDKLKSSIEEANLAVSAEREKNVSLLHLIFPPDIAKRLWLGESIEAKTYPEVTMLFSDIVGFTEICSTATPMMVINMLQNLYEQFDSFCGQLDVYKVETIGDAYCVACGLHRDTYTHAQQIAWMALKMIQACSNHLTHKGKPIRMRIGIHTGMVLAGVVGKKMPRYCLFGHNVTLANKFESLSEPLRIHVSPTTYVLLKYPESGFDLEPRSKELPKEFSANIEGSSYFLNDYKHKDVDVNLPLDLHIQNATRECGLGASM